Genomic segment of Neofelis nebulosa isolate mNeoNeb1 chromosome 17, mNeoNeb1.pri, whole genome shotgun sequence:
AGCGAGCATGCTGCATGTCCACTAGGGCAGAGTCTCCCGAAATTGTTAGAAGATGACATGGGGACTGGTCCTTGAAGACACGATCTTGATACCTTtatattccccccaccccatggtgGTCTCTCCTTCTGCTGTCTGCTGTCACCATCCGTCCCGGACTATTGTCTGATGGTCTCCATCCCTTATAAATAAAACACCTTCCCAGTGTGCATCATCTGCTTTCCTGGGACCAGGGTACAGTGGGTTCAGGAGTCACTATCTATGGTGTCAGATTTGTGTGGATCACAACCCCAGCCCCCAAACGCACATCAGTGATGCGAGACCCTGCAAAGGTTGCTTATCACATCAAGTCTCAGTTTCCCACTGGATGAGGAGAATTGTTAGCCAGTGTTCTCTAGGATTGGTTGTGAGGGTTCAACGGGGCAATATGTAGAAAGGTACAACCCTGAGTCAGCACGTGAGGACCTCCAGTGAATCTCCATCTCTTTCCTAATCCTCTGCTTGGAGGGAGATCCGGGCACAGGGGTGCTTCTTAAAGTGTGGTCCAAGGGCCAGCAGCATGACATAACCTGGAACCTCAGAGAAGACCttgtccctccctgtcccttcGCCAGGCAGGCACTACAAGGTGAAAAGCATGTTAAGGCAACAAGAGGGTTGAGGGGAAAAGCACAGAGATGAGCCCAGTCCACTCCACCCCTTCTTCTGGCTTCTCCTTCCTAAGAAGGCCCCGGACTTTCAGAAATTGCTGCGACCTAGGTGCCCTGCTGGCCTAGAGCTCGGAACCTTGCACCTATGGATTGGGGTCCTTGGCAGAGTTGGGGTTTCCTGAACTCACCCAGCTTTGCTCCAGAACCATGGACAGCACCAACCCTTGGGCTGGGAGGTTCCCAGGTCTGGCCGGATGGGCGGAGCGCCCCCTGGAGGTAGTTCTCTGACTTGCCTCAGATGCAAAGATGAGAAGTCGGGGGTATCGGCTGGCGCTATAGTCTGTCGTAGGGGACAGAGGTGCTGGCCAGAGTACGTCCAAGCTTCTCCTTGGTCACCCTCTGAAAATCCACTCATCCTGAGGACTCAGCTTCAGAGACACAATGCATTTCTCACAGAACACTGGATGCCTTGCTCCTCAGGGCTGACTCTGCCCTCACCCTGTCCAGAAAACCCTCCCTCTCCTCACTTTCCAGCGGGTTGATATTTGCTGTtgcacttttttaagtttatttatttatttttgagaggggagggaggggcagagaaaaggagggagagagagaatcccaagcaggccctgagctgtcagcacagagcctgatgtggggcttgaactcacagtgagatcatgacctgagtcgaaatcaagagtcagccgcttaaccgactgagtcacccaggcgctctcGGAGTCGGGAATCTTCTTAATCCGCTCTGGGATTGAGTGTGTTTGAAGCTGGGTTCTGGTGTTTTTGTGGATGGGCCTACTTCCGGGTGACCCTTCTAATTTGTAACCCTACTTGGGTCCTAACGGGTGCTTACTGGGCCTCTACTTTTTACGAGACCCTGAACTTCAGACTGTGTTTATCCTGTTTCATGAGGCTGCCCAGGGGACAAGAGCAGGTGTCAGGCTGACTCAACACTGTTCCTTCCCCCCAGATTTTGGCCCTTCCAGTCCCTGCCCACGTAGCTCTGCACTCCAATTCTGTGTCTGGTCCCATGACACCGTTGAAAGTTCTACTCAGATCCCCAGCCTCTTTACCCTGTTTTctgcctgcttccgcttctggcCCTTCCAGCAGAATGAGCCTCTTTTCTGTGGGATCCTGGCTGCTTTTCCAGCTGGCCAGTGGAATTGTTCTGGCATGATATACTCTGTCGTGGCTGGAAACCTCCCTTGCTTTATTTTGGTCTTCTCCTGAGTCACTTTCTCAAAAAGGCCCTGACCTCCCAAACTGCAACAGCACCCCCTTCACATTTTGCATTAAGCTCTTTGTTATTCATACATAGCTCACATCATCAGAGGTCAGATTGCATACTGATTTGTCTATGCCTCTCTCCCACAATACTAGAAGTTCCACAGCTGATagttggtttttttgtgttttttatttgagagagagagcgtgcatgcacgaaagcagaggagaagggcacagggggagagagaatcccaagtaggctccttgctcatggatcatgacctgagccgaaatcaagagtctgttgctcaactgaaccacccaggcccttggagagttcttttttgttttcttttctttttttttttcttccagtaatctctgcacccaacgtgaggtcgaactcacgaccccggccgagatcaagagtcgaatgctcttctgagccaaccaggtgccggGAATGAGggtttttgccccccccccccccccctttgcgcAAAGGTAAACATCAAGGTTACTGGAAATGAGAGTCCCTCAAGTGAAGCGGTTTTGCTTATATTGCAACAGGCAGACatgacacatagtaggtcctACAGAAGCTTTAGGACTCTCCTGAGCATGCCCAGAACCTGGCAGAGTATGAGGCAAGCAGCCCCCTAATTCCTACCGGCTCTGAGACCCAGGAGtactgcccctccagccccttctccaggcccccagcccctcctccctcagacccaggggtCTCGGCCCctagcccctcctccctcagacccatgagtcccggcccccagcccctcctccctcagaccctggagtcctgGCCCTTGTCCTTCCTCCCTCAGACTCAGGAGTCTGACCCCAcaggccctcctccctcagacccaggagtcctgatccccagcccctcctccttcagacccagttcaggcccccagcccctcctccctcagacccaggagtctgaCCCCAcaggccctcctccctcagacccaggagtcctgatccccagcccctcctccttcagacccagttcaggcccccagcccctcctccctcagacccaggagtcccgatccccaacccctcctccctcGGACCCAGttcaggcccccagccccctcctccctcagacccaggagtccaagcctccagccccctcctccctcagaccctggagtcctgacccccagccgctcctccctcagaccctggagtcctggccctgttcttcctccctcagacccaggagtcctggcccCTGTtcttcctccctcagacccaggagtctgaCCCCAcaggccctcctccctcagaccctggagtcctgGTCCCGGtccttcctccctcagacccagtaGTCTGAACCCAcaggccctcctccctcagacccaggagtcctgatccccaacccctcctccctcagacccagttcaggcccccagcccctcctccctcagacccggaagtcccggcccccagcccctcctccctcagacccaggagtcccgGCCCCCAGCTTCTGCGGGGTCGGCGGCGACCGGTCCCGTCCGTCCCCCTCCCAGCCTCGCAGCGAAGCCCGGGCGGAGGTCCCTTGGGTTTATTCGCAGCGCTCTTTACAGGCAGCCCCGCACCCCCCGGCGGCGGGGCCCGGCGCAGAGCCGGGGTCGCTGGGAGGCGGGGGTGGCGGCCCCGACGACCCCTCCTCGTCGCGCCCCCCGCGGCCCTTGCCGATGGCCAGGCGGGGCCGGCCGCGCTGCAGCCCGTCCAGGAGGGCGCAGGCCTGGCAGAGCGCGCGGCTGGCCAGCGCCCCGCAGCGGGAGCAggcgccggggggcgggggccgcgcGGCCGGGGCCAAGGCCAGGCGCTCGGCCGAGTGCACCAGGTCCAGCGCCGCCGACGGCCGCGCCGCCTCCAGGAGCTTGAGCAGGTGGCGCGCGTGGCCGCGGAAGGCCTCGGGCGCGTAGACGCACTCCTCCGAGAAGTAGTCGAGGCGGCGGAAGTGCGCGTACAGCACCACCTCCTTCTGCGAGGCCAGCTGCAGGGGGCGGCAGCGCGGCAGCGCGCCCCCCTCGCCCCGCGAGCCCAGGCCCCCGCCCCGGGCCAGCCGCCCCGCGTCGCCCCGCAGGAAGTTCATGAGCACGGTCTCCGCCATGTCGTCGGCGTTGTGGCCtgggggagagagacggggagccGGTGAGATGGGGGCGCCGCCGTGGGGCAGCAGGGACCCAGACGGACGGGGAGGGGCCCTGGAGAGCGGCCCAGAGTGGGCGACCCGGGCTggagacccccaccccacccccagacactGCAGGACGCCAGGACCAGGAGAgagatgggcggggggggggggggggacagcaggGAGGGCCGGACAGGGCCATGGAGACCCCTGGGCACCGCGCGACAGCCCGGAGGAGGTGGGCGGTGGGCACAGTGAGAAACGAGAGGGGACACACAGGCCTCCAGGAGGCAACCCGGGGCGCCCTCATTTGCCACCCACTTATcgccaagcaggccctgtgccagtTGCTTTTTCAGGAGGGTCAGTCTCAGTTGAAGGTGTGCGTCACACGGCACCGGCACCGGCACCGGAGAAGTCAAAGCGGCCTCTAACGGTCAGTGGAGGTGTTGCTGTCCCAGTGCGGGGAATGCGGGTCACCGCGTGCAGGAAGGCCAGCGAGAGCTTCGGTATTTCCTCAACAGTCACCATAGACGTCACCTAAACGTCTACCTATTCTGCATCTTGTCGTCTTATACTTGAGTCTGTCTGGTCCGACAGACACCGGTCCTCTTGGGGCTTCTCCAGTTGGCCACACTTCccctcctcagggcctttgcaccagcCTCCTCCTCTGCTCGGACCCCAACAACTGGGTCTGCCCTTCACTGGTTACTCAGGCGGCCTTCAGGTCAGGCTCACTCAGGAACCACTTCCTAACTCCAGGCTTCCCCCTTCACTGGGTCCTCCTGTTATAAACTGGCAAAGTCTGTGTGATTTTTCCTTAGCAGCACTTACCGGGTTATAATTATGGACATGtcgggagggcaggggcagaggctgTCTTGGGCAGCATCAGGAGGCAAACATCTCTGTAAGGTCTGCTGTTTGCCAGTCTCTGGTCTAAGTGCCTCACACAGAACTCACTTTATTCCCAACGACCCTGGGACCTCGATATTATTAATaaccccgttttacagatgaggtaaccGAGGTTAGGTATTGCTCGAGGCTACAGAGCGTCTGGTACAGAGGAGATGGTCAACAATCACGTGTTGAAGCAACGGTTGGGAGAGAGGAAGTTCTCAAGTTCTCAGAGAGAAGAGGCCGACAGAGAAGGGGGGTCTAAAGAGTTGCGTTTCAGACTACAGATGGCTTCTGATGGGTGGTGTCACTTCACTCGCCTCCTTTTgtgaagggacacagagaatgtCATTTTGGAAACTGCAGGGAACACAGCCCCAGCCCCCGGAGAGCACCCCTGCACCCCTCCATGGCCAAAGCGAAGGCAGTGACTCAAAGCTTGCCGCGCCCAGCCCCGGCGCGCACACACTCTGCCCACGCACCTTCAGCGGGCGTGCGCACCCCCTTCTCGTGGAGATCCCCCACTTCGGGCACCCCCGGCGTCTCCTTCACCCCTTGCTGGGCACGCGCCCAGCCCCCTTGCAgcgcccgccccgcgcccctcGGCTGCGGCGCCCGCGCTCACCCGTCACGATGTGCGTGGCTCCCACGAGGCGCGCCCCTTCCTCCAGCGCGCGGCGCCGCAGGACCCCGCAGAAGGTGCAGCAGGCGCGGCTGCGGCCGGAGCCGGCCGTGCTGCGGGCCACGGCGTCCATC
This window contains:
- the LOC131499888 gene encoding cytoplasmic tRNA 2-thiolation protein 1-like; amino-acid sequence: MPAPQCASCHAARAALRRPRSGQALCGACFCAAFEAEVLHTVLAGRLLPPGAVVAVGASGGKDSTVLAHVLRELAPRLGVSLRLVAVDEGIGGYRDAALAAVRRQAARWDLPLTVVAYADLFGGWTMDAVARSTAGSGRSRACCTFCGVLRRRALEEGARLVGATHIVTGHNADDMAETVLMNFLRGDAGRLARGGGLGSRGEGGALPRCRPLQLASQKEVVLYAHFRRLDYFSEECVYAPEAFRGHARHLLKLLEAARPSAALDLVHSAERLALAPAARPPPPGACSRCGALASRALCQACALLDGLQRGRPRLAIGKGRGGRDEEGSSGPPPPPPSDPGSAPGPAAGGCGAACKERCE